A window from Salvia miltiorrhiza cultivar Shanhuang (shh) chromosome 2, IMPLAD_Smil_shh, whole genome shotgun sequence encodes these proteins:
- the LOC131012500 gene encoding uncharacterized protein LOC131012500: MNIKNNYCAGVATTFKVTHRLLRHSILPHLRIKFTFSFKIEHFYILDTEYSPTPLFIECCPSDDSSSATVHVGAILSFKDVAEAVVRGVGNRLTDDKSRELIVRAWEEIREEFPPETRLPRLKTLDLGFDVKIKHHHLFVKRYRPRSLEKHRGGGGDDEERCCCICLQELGGGGGGGEFWMPCSHVFHDGCVKEWLRRSRTCPLCRYETRCPK, encoded by the coding sequence ATGaacataaaaaataactattgtGCCGGCGTCGCCACCACCTTCAAAGTGACCCACCGGCTGCTCCGCCACTCCATCCTCCCTCACCTACGGATTAAATTCACCTTCTCCTTCAAAATTGAACACTTTTATATTCTAGACACAGAATATTCCCCAACTCCATTGTTTATTGAATGTTGCCCTTCCGACGACAGCAGCTCCGCCACCGTGCACGTCGGAGCAATCTTGTCATTCAAGGATGTGGCGGAGGCTGTCGTTCGTGGCGTCGGGAACCGCCTCACCGATGACAAAAGCAGGGAGTTGATCGTGCGCGCGTGGGAGGAAATTCGCGAGGAGTTTCCGCCGGAAACCCGACTACCTAGGCTCAAGACTCTTGATCTTGGCTTCGACGTGAAGATCAAACACCATCATCTCTTTGTCAAGAGATATCGGCCGCGGTCATTGGAGAAGCACCGTGGCGGCGGTGGGGATGATGAGGAGAGGTGTTGCTGCATCTGCTTGCAggagctcggcggcggcggcggaggaggagagTTTTGGATGCCGTGTTCGCATGTGTTTCACGACGGCTGCGTTAAGGAATGGCTGAGGAGAAGCCGTACATGCCCGCTTTGCCGCTACGAGACGAGATGCCCCAAATAG